One stretch of Podospora pseudoanserina strain CBS 124.78 chromosome 4, whole genome shotgun sequence DNA includes these proteins:
- a CDS encoding hypothetical protein (EggNog:ENOG503P08D), giving the protein MAPTTIMRPERSERPYNTRRKSLSLHSLGIHVPVTHAARAAAAASRASSSSSNNNNSSTQSSMASSNTKEAPSRRLKRAHTQDDDDALTSEPLPKRRDSQTVKFEDTPPPSPPAAQQSIEMDEEDSKPIDMDAVNDEIVEAVIVQLQNTGNRPHLVKELAAVLMQQLKIVQQSANPCAIISSRLATYLKRSGWSAQSPCPLAKELESVHPRRTYFYLTTCPHQPLPDPAQAATLSHLAHSRTIISPSLSSGASNSEDADSDAIRRRELSPSPEVDLSSPEFDDMDDEMPSTPIGSYSLPGFCLPPTSRFIAHHSNGRSSSRRAASPPLEKDEKEFTQTATGLQKRKLNGDLLRANPPTIVEPLPVLDLEKEEGSLFGGNNTTSNNNATNLSFVSSPAIRSTMYFPVSRKDLETESWNKWDSMLEWDRSPENIELDELDGLLSDY; this is encoded by the exons ATGGCCCCAACCACAATCATGCGCCCCGAGCGTTCGGAGCGTCCATACAACACTCGTCGCAAGTCGTTGTCGTTGCACTCGTTGGGAATCCACGTTCCTGTAACTCACGCTGCCcgcgccgccgctgctgccagccgagcttcttcttcttcctccaacaacaacaactcttcTACTCAGTCAAGTATGGCTTCATCAAACACAAAGGAAGCCCCCTCCAGGAGGCTAAAACGCGCGCACACtcaggatgacgatgatgcgCTCACCTCAGAGCCGCTGCCCAAGAGGCGCGATAGCCAGACAGTCAAGTTCGAAGACActcccccgccatcccctcctGCTGCCCAACAGTCCATCgagatggacgaggaggactCGAAACCAATCGACATGGACGCCGTCAACGATGAGATCGTCGAGGCTGTCATCGTTCAGCTCCAAAACACGGGCAACAGACCACACTTAGTGAAGGAGCTCGCTGCTGTCCTCATGCAGCAGCTCAAGATCGTTCAACA GTCCGCCAACCCGTGCGCCATCATTTCATCAAGGTTAGCCACCTACTTGAAGCGCAGCGGCTGGTCAGCTCAGTCGCCTTGCCCGCTggccaaggagctcgagTCTGTCCACCCAAGGCGCACATACTTTTACCTCACCACCTGCCCGCACCAGCCGCTCCCGGACCCGGCGCAAGCGGCCACCTTGAGCCACCTTGCGCACAGTCGCACCAtcatctctccctctctGTCCAGTGGAGCTTCCAACTCTGAAGACGCCGACTCCGACGCCATTCGGCGCCGCGAGCTGTCGCCCAGCCCGGAGGTGGATCTCTCAAGCCCAGAGTTTGATGATATGGATGACGAAATGCCGAGCACGCCTATCGGCTCTTATTCGCTTCCCGGCTTCTGCCTGCCCCCAACCTCTCGCTTCATTGCCCACCACAGCAAtggccgcagcagcagccgtcgTGCGGCCTCGCCTCCTCTCGAaaaggacgagaaggagtTCACTCAAACGGCTACTGGCCTGCAAAAGAGGAAACTCAATGGCGATCTGCTCAGGGCCAACCCGCCTACCATTGTCGAGCCATTGCCCGTCTTGGATCTtgaaaaagaagagggaTCGCTCTTTGGCGGGAACAACACAACCAGCAATAACAATGCGACCAATCTGTCGTTTGTTTCAAGTCCCGCGATCCGGTCTACAATGTACTTCCCCGTCAGCAGGAAAGACCTCGAGACCGAAAGCTGGAATAAATGGGACAGCATGCTGGAGTGGGACCGCAGCCCTGAAAATATcgagcttgacgagcttgATGGGCTATTGAGCGATTACTGA
- a CDS encoding hypothetical protein (EggNog:ENOG503P60V; COG:S), translating to MTITGDLSTRDFKDVERKGGPRVVTSYSDDDPTIKRMAKIFDALDHPLMGDPNCDLRPRETCVECMDCTARADLDYAMEAAVYEGFSAPGNEKFKHIVPTYHGSWMFALPTHQAGKPRWVRMVLVEHCEGEVMDKIMGKQVIPKDDDDDNDYSEPNNKYTFDYGKLPPRSRPMMWNVEISITPCNARLKTENIFVCNNGSVKFITFREAKVCRYLDETEDHPNQIYDGRWDSGVPAAEMRLMKSPIERYWSKCFLEPFGRWLPEAWEKNEELANEWLIDTFGSEKELEKV from the exons ATGACCATCACCGGCGACCTGAGCACCCGCGACTTCAAGGATGTCGAGCGTAAAGGAGGCCCCCGTGTAGTCACCAGCTACTCGGATGACGACCCAACAATCAAGCGCATGGCCAAAATATTCGACGCTTTGGATCACCCTTTGATGGGTGATCCAAACTGTGACCTCCGCCCCCGGGAAACCTGCGTCGAGTGTATGGATTGCACAGCGCGCGCAGATCTGGACTACGCGATGGAAGCAGCTGTTTATGAGGGTTTTTCTGCGCCTGGGAACGAGAAATTCAAGCACATCGTCCCGACGTACCATGGCAGTTGGATGTTTGCCCTGCCGACGCATCAGGCTGGCAAGCCTcggtgggtgaggatggtgctggtggagcaTTGTGAAGGGGAAGTGATGGATAAAATCATGGGCAAACAAGTCATACCcaaggacgacgacgacgacaacgactaCAGCGAACCAAACAATAAATACACCTTCGACTACGGCAAACTTCCCCCCCGAAGCAGACC GATGATGTGGAACGTCGAAATTAGCATTACACCTTGCAATGCGAGGCTCAAGACGGAGAATATCTTTGTTTGCAACAACGGATCCGTCAAGTTCATCACTTTTAGAGAGGCAAAGGTGTGCCGCTATCTTGACGAGACGGAGGATCACCCAAACCAGATTTATGATGGGCGGTGGGACTCAGGCGTACCAGCGGCGGAGATGAGGCTGATGAAGTCTCCGATTGAGAGATACTGGTCTAAATGCTTCCTCGAACCTTTCGGTCGTTGGCTCCCAGAGGCCTGGGAAAAGAACGAGGAGTTGGCAAACGAGTGGTTGATTGACACGTTCGGCTCGGAGAAGGAGTTAGAAAAAGTATGA
- the LGD1 gene encoding L-galactonate dehydratase (EggNog:ENOG503NWIZ; COG:M) — MAPKEITITSFSTRDVRFPTSLDKTGSDAMNAAGDYSAAYCILETNSDLTGHGMPPLLLTPITDLHHRPRKRPRLRRHLPPRPRILHTPLSSLVGTNFGATWRHLVNDSQLRWIGPEKGVIHLALGAVVNALWDLWAKTLNKPVWRVVADMTPEEFVACIDFRYIIDAITPEEALSLLQSMQEGKPERIAQAERNEAVPAYTTSAGWLGYDESKMRRLLQETVAQGYRHFKLKVGGSLQEDIKRLTIARQVLDSSPTPGEKILMVDANQIWSVPEAIEYMKSLAGFKPWFIEEPTSPDDVLGHLAIRTALKPYGIKVATGEMCQNRVMFKQFLMSGAIDVCQIDACRLGGVNEVLAVMLMAKKFGVPIVPHSGGVGLPEYTQHLSTIDYVVVSGQKSVLEYVDHLHEHFVWPSVIEKGYYVTPTQPGYSVQMRGESMERFGYPGEEGKSWWRGGEAKGILEGEKI, encoded by the exons ATGGCCCCCAAAGAAATAACCataacctccttctcaacccGCGATGTCCGCTTCCCCACCTCCCTAGACAAAACCGGCTCCGACGCCATGAACGCGGCAGGAGACTACTCAGCCGCCTACTGCATCCTCGAGACCAACTCCGACCTCACCGGCCATGGCATG CCACCCTTATTGCTAACCCCCATCACAGACCTTCACCATCGGCCGCGGAAACGACCTCGTCTGcgccgccatctcccacctcgcccccgcatcctccacacccccctctcctccctcgtcggCACAAACTTTGGCGCCACCTGGCGGCACCTAGTCAACGACTCCCAGCTCCGCTGGATAGGCCCAGAAAAAGGAGTCATCCACCTCGCCCTAGGCGCGGTAGTCAACGCGTTGTGGGATCTATGGGCCAAAACCCTCAACAAACCCGTCTGGAGGGTAGTAGCAGACATGACCCCAGAAGAATTCGTCGCCTGCATCGACTTCCGCTAcatcatcgacgccatcacccccgaggaagccctctccctcctgcaGTCAATGCAAGAGGGTAAGCCCGAACGAATCGCCCAGGCGGAAAGAAACGAAGCTGTACCCGCGTACACCACCTCCGCGGGCTGGCTTGGTTACGACGAATCCAAAATGAGGAGATTGCTCCAGGAAACAGTCGCACAGGGGTACAGGCACTTCAAGCTCAAAGTAGGCGGGTCACTACAGGAAGACATCAAACGGTTGACCATCGCCCGTCAAGTCCTCGactcatcacccaccccgGGAGAGAAAATCCTCATGGTGGACGCCAACCAGATCTGGAGCGTGCCCGAGGCGATCGAGTACATGAAATCCCTTGCGGGTTTCAAACCTTGGTTTATTGAAGAGCCGACTTCTCCTGATGATGTCCTGGGGCATCTGGCTATAAGAACTGCGCTGAAACCCTACGGCATCAAGGTCGCCACGGGGGAGATGTGCCAGAACAGAGTCATGTTCAAGCAGTTCCTCATGTCGGGCGCCATAGACGTTTGCCAGATTGACGCCTGTCGGCTGGGTGGTGTCAATGAGGTTCTTGCGGTGATGCtgatggcgaagaagttTGGGGTTCCGATCGTGCCGCATAGTGGTGGGGTCGGGTTGCCGGAGTATACGCAGCACTTGTCGACGATTGActatgtggtggtgagcgggCAGAAGTCGGTGTTGGAGTATGTGGATCATTTGCATGAGCATTTTGTCTGGCCGAGTGTCATTGAAAAGGGGTATTATGTCACGCCTACGCAGCCGGGGTATTCGGTTcagatgaggggggagagtaTGGAGCGGTTTGGGTAtccgggggaggaggggaagagttggtggagggggggggaggcgaaggggattttggagggggagaagatttGA
- a CDS encoding hypothetical protein (COG:S; EggNog:ENOG503P361), which produces MSSKTFNLSKPDRTVQVGVILLGGLTEFLDVAPVDLFNSLTPMFLQTLSSAFVPAHLLQQAIDMEFHWVTETGKTPSVSNLTARTTIVPTDSFATCPVLDIVLIGAYHAGYNPTETELAYVRKAYDNCSAFMTICGGIEVPLRAGILEGKTATGPRFMLDILRQLAPGTNWIEKRWASDGKLWTSGALLNGTDMVAAFQREVWGGKSLTEEDSLVEFMARVGGVPVRDVDYKDVDWKL; this is translated from the exons ATGTCTTCCAAgaccttcaacctctccaagcCAGATCGAACTGTGCAAGTCGGTGTGATCCTTCTCGGCGG TCTCACCGAATTCCTCGACGTGGCACCTGTCGACCTCTTCAACAGCCTCACGCCCATGTTTCTTCAAACCTTGTCAAGCGCTTTCGTTCCGGCCCATCTCTTGCAACAAGCCATAGACATGGAATTTCATTGGGTGACTGAGACAGGCAAAACCCCTTCAGTCAGCAACCTTACCGCGCGCACAACCATCGTGCCGACCGACTCCTTTGCAACCTGTCCTGTCTTGGACATTGTCCTCATCGGAGCCTACCACGCTGGGTATAACCCGACTGAGACAGAGTTGGCTTATGTCCGCAAGGCGTACGACAACTGCTCTGCCTTTATGACCATCTGCGGCGGCATTGAGGTCCCCTTGAGAGCTGGCATCTTGGAGGGCAAGACTGCCACGGGACCGAGATTTATGTTGGATATTCTGAGACAGCTGGCACCAGGAACGAACTGGATTGAGAAACGCTGGGCGAGCGATGGCAAGTTGTGGACGAGTGGAGCTCTGCTGAACGGGACGGATATGGTGGCGGCCTTTCagagggaggtttggggtgggaagTCGCTTACAGAGGAGGATTCCTTGGTTGAGTTCATGGCCAGGGTGGGAGGCGTTCCCGTGAGAGACGTTGATTACAAGGATGTGGATTGGAAGCTGTGA
- the CCC1 gene encoding Protein ccc1 (EggNog:ENOG503NWJG; COG:S), which yields MFAVPIEEFRKIRENRRKLATSTKSSTPPPPPSLDNVSTDIELQLPASSIIDDAQGPDAHKPLINPRLISDATIGLSDGLTVPFALTAGLTALGDTRTVIYGGLAELIAGAISMGLGGYLGARGELAAYEESHSRLMTLLQEPGPPTKSAITAGQDAIIEALQQALFPLQVHRLDLKHQLIEGESEAWVGLLLRLQGISLPSTCTDDDCTKSHDQKAEEKRRRRRQRDDSRTRAMQSAVTIAAGYFLGGLLPLIPYFFVAGHIGKLMAGLYISIGVMGVALFTFGYVKTAVVVGFGRQHAKKSVLGGVQMVIVGGMAAGAAMGLVKVFEGVGTFGP from the coding sequence ATGTTCGCCGTGCCGATAGAGGAATTCAGAAAGATAAGGGAAAATAGGCGTAAGCTGGCAACATCGACCaagtcatcaacaccaccaccaccaccgagtcTCGACAATGTCTCGACGGATATAGAGCTTCAGCTTCCCGCTTCTTCGATTATAGATGATGCCCAGGGGCCCGACGCTCACAAGCCATTGATCAACCCCCGTCTAATATCCGACGCTACAATCGGTCTCTCAGACGGCCTCACTGTCCCCTTCGCTCTCACAGCAGGACTTACCGCGCTAGGAGACACCCGCACAGTCATCTATGGTGGTCTGGCAGAACTGATAGCAGGCGCCATCTCAATGGGACTAGGAGGTTATCTTGGAGCAAGGGGAGAATTGGCAGCATACGAAGAGTCACACTCTAGGCTGATGACGCTCCTGCAAGAACCTGGGCCGCCTACCAAGtccgccatcaccgccggcCAAGACGCTATCATTGAGGCGTTGCAGCAAGCCTTGTTTCCTCTGCAGGTACACAGACTGGACCTGAAACACCAGCTTATCGAGGGCGAGAGTGAAGCATGGGTGGGGTTACTGTTGAGGTTACAAGGCATTTCCCTTCCTTCAACATGTACCGACGACGACTGTACGAAAAGTCATGACCaaaaggccgaggagaaacggaggagaaggagacaGAGAGATGACAGCAGGACGAGAGCAATGCAATCGGCCGTCACAATAGCGGCCGGGTATTTCCTCGGTGGGCTCCTACCGCTTATACCGTACTTTTTCGTGGCCGGACATATCGGAAAGTTGATGGCGGGGCTGTACATCTCGATCGGAGTCATGGGGGTAGCGTTGTTCACGTTTGGCTATGTCAAGacggctgtggtggttgggtttggaAGGCAGCACGCAAAGAAGAGTGTGCTAGGGGGTGTGCAGATGGTGATTGTAGGGGGGATGGCGGCCGGGGCTGCTATGGGTTTAGTTAAAGTGTttgaaggggttgggacGTTTGGGCCATGA
- a CDS encoding hypothetical protein (EggNog:ENOG503P9XH) → MSDKITSSTSSAPSNKPSSPNINPQQTSNVPTGAGVNTGAGVTRPKTEAEKEADRKYEEAMEEEYAKREGGA, encoded by the coding sequence ATGTCCGACaaaatcacctcctccacctcctcggccccctccaacaagccctcctcccccaacatcaacccccagcaAACCTCCAACGTCCCCACCGGCGCTGGCGTCAACACTGGCGCCGGTGTCACCCGCCCCAAGACCGAAGCCGAAAAGGAGGCAGACAGGAAGTACGAAGAggccatggaggaggagtacgcCAagcgggagggtggtgccTAA